A single genomic interval of Pseudomonadota bacterium harbors:
- the glgC gene encoding glucose-1-phosphate adenylyltransferase, whose protein sequence is MKPVLSIVLAGGQGERLRPLTNDRAKPAVPFGGHYRIIDFVLSNIVNSGLFRILVLTQFKADSLLRHLKRGWHLPALLDQFIDAVPAQMRVGSHWYKGSADAVFQNLHHIFNSGPENVCIFGGDHIYRMNCLHFIDFHEKSDADVTIAVVPQPLNDARSFGIIACDKTWRVVDFREKPKDPPPMPGNPKMSLCSMGIYIFKTEVLVEAVKSDAEDDKSSHDFGKDIIPALFRKKKVMAYNFADNPVPGATPQERGYWRDIGTIDGYWKASMDLVSVSPIFNLYNKAWSIKTARESDPPAKFVFSDEKSDRVGMATDSLVCDGVITSGGRIDRSILSPCVRVNSFSQIEESILFDHVNVGRYVKIRRAIIDKDVVISPNSTIGYDLEKDSKRFTVSPEGIVVIPKGATV, encoded by the coding sequence ATGAAACCTGTCCTTTCGATCGTGCTGGCCGGCGGCCAGGGCGAGAGGCTGAGGCCCCTTACCAACGACAGGGCCAAGCCGGCGGTGCCGTTCGGCGGCCATTACCGAATCATAGATTTCGTGCTCTCGAACATCGTGAACTCGGGGCTCTTCAGGATCCTGGTCCTCACCCAGTTCAAGGCCGACTCGCTGCTCCGCCACCTCAAGAGGGGCTGGCACCTGCCCGCGCTGCTCGACCAGTTCATAGACGCGGTGCCGGCCCAGATGAGGGTCGGCTCCCACTGGTACAAGGGGAGCGCGGACGCGGTCTTCCAGAACCTTCACCACATATTCAACTCCGGCCCGGAGAACGTCTGCATCTTCGGCGGCGACCACATCTACCGGATGAACTGCCTGCACTTCATCGACTTCCACGAGAAGAGCGACGCGGACGTCACCATAGCCGTCGTCCCGCAGCCGCTCAACGACGCCCGCTCCTTCGGAATAATCGCGTGCGACAAGACGTGGCGGGTGGTCGACTTCAGGGAGAAGCCAAAGGACCCGCCGCCTATGCCCGGGAACCCGAAGATGTCGCTCTGCTCCATGGGGATATACATCTTCAAGACAGAGGTGCTGGTGGAGGCGGTCAAGAGCGACGCCGAGGACGACAAGTCGTCCCACGACTTCGGCAAGGACATCATCCCCGCGCTGTTTCGGAAGAAGAAGGTGATGGCCTACAACTTCGCGGACAATCCGGTCCCCGGCGCCACCCCGCAGGAGCGCGGCTACTGGCGGGACATAGGGACCATAGACGGATACTGGAAGGCCTCGATGGACCTGGTGTCCGTCTCGCCGATTTTCAACCTCTACAACAAGGCCTGGTCCATCAAGACCGCACGCGAGTCCGACCCGCCGGCCAAATTCGTCTTCTCGGACGAGAAATCGGACAGGGTCGGCATGGCGACCGATTCGCTCGTGTGCGACGGGGTCATCACCTCCGGCGGAAGGATCGACCGCAGCATCCTCTCGCCGTGCGTCAGGGTCAACAGCTTCTCACAGATCGAGGAGAGCATACTCTTCGACCACGTCAACGTGGGCAGGTACGTGAAGATCAGGCGGGCGATCATCGACAAGGACGTCGTGATATCGCCGAACTCCACGATCGGTTACGACCTGGAGAAGGACAGCAAGAGGTTCACCGTGTCGCCCGAGGGGATAGTGGTGATACCGAAGGGCGCGACGGTCTAG
- a CDS encoding ribose-phosphate pyrophosphokinase: protein MFGNNNLVLLAGNSNRTLAEAIAASLKRKLCHAKVTKFSDGETWVEVEDNVRGADVFVIQSTSHPANDHIMELLVMIDALKRASAGRITAVIPYYGYARQDRKVSPRTPISSKLVADLITAAGAERVLTMELHAGQIQGFFNIPVDHLFAKPVLLDYLKGRFPADHLAIVAPDAGGAERARSFAKHLHSPMVMIDKRRVRPNESEVMHLIGDVDGRDAVIVDDMIDTGGTMVEAAEALIRNGAKSVFACCTHPVLSGPAISRINDSKIEELIVTDTVPLGDKAERCRKIRVLSVAGLLGEAIKRIHDADSVSSLFV, encoded by the coding sequence ATGTTCGGGAACAACAACCTGGTGCTCCTGGCTGGAAACTCAAACAGGACCCTCGCGGAGGCCATAGCCGCCTCCCTCAAGCGGAAGCTGTGCCACGCCAAGGTCACCAAGTTCTCCGACGGCGAGACGTGGGTTGAGGTCGAGGACAACGTCCGCGGCGCGGACGTCTTCGTCATCCAGTCGACGAGCCACCCGGCCAACGACCACATCATGGAGCTGCTGGTCATGATCGACGCCCTCAAGAGGGCCAGCGCCGGCCGGATCACGGCGGTCATACCGTACTACGGCTACGCAAGGCAGGACCGAAAGGTCAGCCCCCGCACGCCCATCAGCTCGAAGCTCGTGGCCGACCTCATCACCGCGGCGGGCGCGGAGAGGGTGCTCACCATGGAGCTGCACGCGGGGCAGATTCAGGGCTTCTTCAACATACCGGTCGATCACCTCTTCGCGAAGCCGGTGCTGCTGGACTACCTGAAGGGCAGGTTCCCCGCCGACCATCTGGCCATAGTCGCCCCGGACGCGGGCGGCGCGGAGAGGGCGCGCTCCTTCGCCAAGCACCTCCACTCCCCCATGGTGATGATAGACAAGCGCCGGGTGAGGCCGAACGAGAGCGAGGTCATGCACCTCATCGGCGATGTCGATGGGAGGGACGCGGTCATAGTCGACGACATGATAGACACCGGCGGCACGATGGTGGAGGCCGCCGAAGCCCTGATCAGAAACGGCGCGAAGAGCGTGTTCGCCTGCTGCACACATCCGGTTCTGTCGGGCCCCGCGATATCGAGGATCAACGACTCGAAGATCGAGGAGCTGATCGTCACCGACACCGTGCCCCTGGGCGACAAGGCTGAGAGGTGCCGAAAGATACGGGTCCTCTCCGTCGCCGGGCTGCTCGGTGAGGCCATCAAGAGGATACACGACGCTGATTCGGTCTCATCTTTGTTTGTCTGA
- the galT gene encoding galactose-1-phosphate uridylyltransferase translates to MPELRKDPIVSRWVIISTERSKRPINLFSAKERAMPEAENSFCPFDPGHETDTPHEVLSYRTDGGGQGAASWTLRVVPNKFPALMIEGELGRRADGIYDKMNGIGAHEVIIETPNHNEQLADLSDERFQDVLWAYRDRIIDLKKDTRFRYILIFKNHGLGAGASLDHSHSQLIALPIIPKSVAEEMSGSKNYYDYKERCIFCDIVSQEIDEQKRVVGENEDFIAVCPYAPRFPFETWILPKKHRSHYEDCTKNELKNLAGLFQRTLHRLNKALDVPPYNFMLHTSPVGMPALAYYHWHIEITPRITRVAGFERGSGFYINPTAPEVSAQFLKELGLP, encoded by the coding sequence ATGCCTGAGCTCAGAAAAGACCCGATCGTAAGCCGCTGGGTGATCATCTCGACCGAGAGATCCAAGAGGCCCATAAACCTGTTCAGCGCGAAGGAGCGCGCGATGCCCGAGGCGGAAAACAGCTTCTGCCCCTTCGACCCGGGGCACGAGACCGACACCCCGCACGAGGTCCTGTCCTACAGGACCGACGGGGGCGGCCAGGGCGCGGCCAGCTGGACCCTGAGGGTGGTGCCGAACAAGTTCCCCGCCCTCATGATCGAGGGCGAGTTGGGGAGGCGCGCCGACGGGATCTACGACAAGATGAACGGGATCGGGGCGCACGAGGTGATCATCGAGACGCCGAACCACAACGAGCAGCTGGCCGACCTCTCGGACGAGCGGTTCCAGGACGTGCTCTGGGCGTACCGCGACCGCATCATCGACCTCAAGAAGGACACCCGCTTCCGCTACATACTCATATTCAAGAACCACGGCCTGGGCGCCGGCGCGTCGCTCGACCACAGCCACTCCCAGCTGATCGCCCTGCCCATCATACCGAAGTCCGTCGCCGAGGAGATGTCGGGATCGAAGAACTACTACGACTACAAGGAGCGCTGCATATTCTGCGACATCGTGAGCCAGGAGATAGACGAGCAGAAACGGGTCGTGGGGGAGAACGAGGACTTCATAGCGGTATGCCCCTACGCGCCGCGCTTCCCGTTCGAGACCTGGATATTGCCCAAGAAGCACCGATCGCACTACGAGGACTGCACCAAGAACGAGCTCAAGAACCTGGCCGGCCTCTTCCAGCGGACGCTCCACAGGCTCAACAAGGCGCTGGACGTGCCGCCGTACAACTTCATGCTCCACACCTCGCCGGTGGGCATGCCGGCGCTGGCCTACTACCACTGGCACATCGAGATCACTCCGCGCATAACGCGCGTGGCCGGATTCGAGCGCGGCTCCGGGTTCTACATCAACCCCACGGCGCCCGAGGTCTCCGCCCAGTTCCTCAAGGAGCTGGGCCTTCCATGA
- the spoVG gene encoding septation regulator SpoVG has translation MEITDVRVYPVEEEKLKGYATITFDNCFVVRDVKIISGPKGLFVAMPSKKRKDGTYRDTAHPLNSEVRGLIETRVLGAYRVERERGVGLDGPNLEE, from the coding sequence ATGGAGATCACCGACGTTCGCGTGTATCCGGTTGAGGAGGAGAAGCTGAAGGGCTACGCCACGATCACGTTCGACAACTGCTTCGTGGTGAGGGACGTGAAGATAATAAGCGGCCCGAAGGGGCTCTTCGTGGCGATGCCGTCGAAGAAGCGAAAGGACGGGACCTACCGCGATACCGCCCATCCGCTGAACAGCGAGGTGAGGGGCCTTATCGAAACGAGGGTGCTCGGGGCCTACAGGGTGGAGAGGGAGCGGGGCGTTGGGCTCGACGGGCCGAATCTGGAGGAGTGA
- the ispE gene encoding 4-(cytidine 5'-diphospho)-2-C-methyl-D-erythritol kinase encodes MSQVRVNAPAKVNTLLRVIGRREDGYHDLEMVMVPLSLCDEITLTATGGGITISVDGQADDGMAGERNLAFRAARAFIEHAGVKAGVAIELTKRVPVAAGLGGGSSDAAAVLRGLNSLWGVGLTVDELAGIGARLGADVPFFCHRGPAFVEGIGDRVSVYETFPKCSYLLINPGFPLSTPWVYDQWDLQLTMKPPDARVRPLFQVFSDVIASLHNDLERVTIPAHPEIGVIKGALMESGAAGALMSGSGPTVFGVFSDAVARDRAHAQLDREGWRIYKAEARLESSTV; translated from the coding sequence ATGTCACAGGTCCGTGTGAACGCCCCGGCGAAGGTGAACACCCTCCTGCGGGTGATCGGGCGCAGGGAAGACGGCTACCACGACCTTGAGATGGTCATGGTGCCGCTTTCTCTCTGCGACGAGATCACGCTCACCGCCACCGGCGGCGGGATAACGATATCGGTGGACGGGCAGGCCGACGACGGGATGGCCGGCGAGCGAAACCTCGCGTTCAGGGCCGCGCGTGCGTTCATCGAGCACGCCGGCGTCAAGGCGGGGGTCGCAATCGAGCTCACGAAGCGCGTGCCGGTGGCCGCGGGCCTCGGCGGCGGTTCGAGCGACGCGGCCGCGGTGCTGCGCGGATTGAACTCCCTCTGGGGAGTCGGTCTGACTGTGGATGAGCTCGCAGGAATCGGCGCCAGGCTCGGCGCGGACGTGCCTTTTTTCTGCCACAGAGGCCCCGCATTCGTGGAGGGTATCGGAGATCGGGTATCGGTTTATGAAACCTTTCCCAAGTGTTCGTATTTACTGATTAATCCAGGTTTTCCCCTCTCCACTCCCTGGGTATATGATCAATGGGATTTGCAGTTGACTATGAAACCACCCGATGCTAGGGTCCGCCCGCTTTTTCAGGTATTTAGCGATGTTATCGCGTCCCTCCACAACGATCTCGAGAGGGTGACGATTCCGGCACATCCGGAGATCGGGGTAATAAAGGGCGCTCTCATGGAATCGGGGGCGGCCGGCGCGCTCATGTCGGGCAGCGGGCCGACGGTCTTCGGCGTCTTTTCGGACGCGGTCGCGCGCGACAGGGCTCATGCGCAGCTCGATCGCGAAGGTTGGAGGATCTACAAGGCTGAGGCCCGGCTCGAATCGTCGACGGTCTGA
- a CDS encoding 50S ribosomal protein L25, producing MEKVSLTVQRREPGKGPASRMRAAGTIPGVLYGKKIEPLPIKVNERDLETATKTKAGMNVIVNLTVEGVDSGLAFIRDYQADPFRRTFTHVDFQAISIDEPIDIEVPLVLVGECKGVKEEGGVIEQARRTLQVKALPDRIPEKIEVDTTELMIGDNIHADDIKLPDGVEFPHLTNFAILSVVPPAKEEVAAPIVPLEGEAAAAVEGAAPAEGAAAAPAEGAEGAAKPGAKPGAKPAAGKEKAGKEEKA from the coding sequence ATGGAGAAGGTATCGCTTACGGTGCAGAGGAGGGAGCCGGGCAAGGGTCCGGCCAGCAGGATGCGCGCGGCCGGGACGATCCCGGGCGTGCTCTACGGCAAGAAGATCGAGCCGCTCCCCATCAAGGTGAACGAGCGCGATCTCGAGACCGCCACGAAGACCAAGGCGGGCATGAACGTCATCGTGAACCTCACGGTCGAGGGCGTCGACTCCGGCCTCGCTTTCATACGCGACTACCAGGCCGACCCGTTCCGCCGCACGTTCACGCACGTCGACTTCCAGGCCATCAGCATCGACGAGCCGATCGATATCGAGGTGCCGCTCGTGCTGGTCGGCGAGTGCAAGGGCGTCAAGGAGGAGGGCGGAGTCATCGAGCAGGCGCGCCGCACGCTGCAGGTGAAGGCGCTGCCCGACCGCATCCCGGAGAAGATCGAGGTCGACACGACCGAGCTCATGATCGGCGACAACATCCACGCCGACGACATCAAACTGCCCGACGGCGTGGAGTTCCCGCACCTCACGAACTTCGCTATCCTCTCCGTCGTGCCTCCGGCCAAGGAGGAGGTCGCGGCGCCGATCGTCCCGCTCGAGGGTGAGGCCGCCGCAGCGGTCGAGGGCGCTGCCCCGGCCGAGGGCGCCGCTGCAGCCCCCGCTGAGGGCGCCGAGGGCGCCGCCAAGCCGGGCGCCAAGCCGGGCGCCAAGCCTGC